A region of archaeon BMS3Bbin15 DNA encodes the following proteins:
- the dbpA gene encoding ATP-dependent RNA helicase DbpA: MFIKHPLIREETIEARLYQETIVAGAVRSNTLVVAPTALGKTIIGVMVAVYRLQRYPESKILMLATTRPLVNQHAESFKNTLNVDKVEVFTGTKKPSDRIELWNNAEIIVATPQVIHNDLLSDRYSLEDVSLVIFDEAHRATGNYPYAFIAGRYMKQASKPLILALTASPGGDEARIKDVIENLFIENIEVRTESDSDVRPFIKGINIEWVRVSLPEEIKPIKSALEKALETRLEKLRKLGISVTGNVTKRDLLMIRGNLQARLLEERIPELYEGLSLIAACINLTHAMELLETQGLNTLLSYFRRVESEASSKAVKGLLEDTYFLRAIRLTENLVDEIKNPKIEKIKQFLVENIADEKKAIIFTQYRDTAAKLVEELNLLAGIRVMRFVGQSKRSNSDKGMTQKNQLEVLESFRKGEVNVLVATSVAEEGLDIPGVDLVIFYEPVPSEIRTIQRRGRTGRSRAGKTIVLIARNTRDEAFYWGSTRKEKKMYEILQNFKNIKLKNKHENQKTLENSIKKRKISIVVDTRELFSSITRELLNYNIISKPKRLEVGDYVISRRLCIERKTTEDFINSLIDGRLMSQAINLRQSYSRALMIVEGESLYTIRNIRVEAVMGALISLTVDFNIPVLFTKNEKETAVLISRITEREQNIEENEIQIRAEKKPVSLSEMQEFVVAGLPNINTTLARRLLEHFGSVERIFSADEKELDKVQGIGKKIAKEMREVISSLYKKD, translated from the coding sequence ATGTTCATAAAACATCCTCTGATAAGAGAGGAGACAATTGAAGCAAGGCTTTATCAGGAAACTATAGTAGCTGGGGCAGTACGTTCAAACACTCTTGTGGTTGCTCCGACTGCCCTGGGAAAAACAATTATAGGAGTTATGGTGGCTGTTTATAGGCTTCAGAGATATCCAGAATCGAAAATTCTCATGCTTGCAACCACACGACCTCTTGTAAATCAGCATGCAGAGAGCTTCAAGAATACTCTTAATGTTGATAAGGTTGAGGTGTTCACAGGAACAAAGAAACCATCTGATAGAATTGAGCTATGGAATAATGCAGAGATAATTGTTGCAACTCCTCAGGTGATTCATAACGACCTTCTGAGTGATAGATATTCTCTTGAAGATGTTTCTCTTGTTATATTTGATGAAGCTCACAGAGCCACAGGCAATTATCCCTATGCTTTTATTGCCGGCAGGTATATGAAGCAGGCTTCAAAGCCCCTGATTCTTGCCCTGACAGCTTCACCCGGTGGAGATGAAGCCAGAATTAAAGATGTTATTGAAAATTTATTTATAGAGAATATTGAGGTAAGAACTGAAAGTGATTCTGATGTCAGGCCTTTCATAAAGGGGATTAATATAGAGTGGGTGAGAGTTTCTCTGCCAGAGGAAATAAAACCTATTAAATCTGCCCTGGAAAAAGCCCTTGAAACGAGGCTGGAGAAACTCAGGAAGCTGGGAATTTCCGTTACAGGTAATGTTACAAAGAGGGACCTTCTTATGATTAGAGGGAACCTTCAGGCAAGGCTTCTTGAAGAGAGAATTCCCGAGCTCTATGAGGGTCTCAGTTTAATAGCTGCCTGTATAAACCTCACACATGCCATGGAACTTCTTGAAACTCAGGGATTGAATACACTTCTCAGCTATTTCAGGAGGGTGGAGTCTGAGGCAAGTTCAAAGGCTGTTAAGGGCCTTCTGGAGGATACATATTTTCTCAGAGCTATCAGATTGACAGAAAATCTGGTGGATGAAATAAAAAATCCTAAAATAGAAAAAATCAAGCAATTTCTGGTAGAAAATATAGCCGATGAAAAGAAGGCAATAATATTTACCCAGTACAGAGACACTGCTGCAAAACTTGTTGAGGAACTCAATTTATTGGCTGGAATAAGGGTAATGCGCTTTGTAGGTCAATCAAAGAGGAGTAACTCTGATAAAGGTATGACTCAGAAAAATCAGCTTGAAGTTCTTGAAAGTTTCAGAAAGGGTGAGGTGAATGTTCTTGTGGCAACATCAGTAGCTGAAGAAGGACTTGATATACCAGGGGTTGACCTTGTTATATTCTATGAGCCTGTGCCCAGTGAAATAAGAACTATCCAGAGGCGAGGAAGAACAGGAAGAAGCAGGGCAGGGAAAACAATAGTGCTGATTGCAAGAAACACAAGGGATGAAGCTTTCTACTGGGGAAGCACAAGAAAGGAAAAGAAGATGTATGAAATACTCCAGAATTTCAAGAATATAAAACTTAAAAATAAGCATGAAAACCAGAAAACTCTTGAAAATTCTATTAAAAAAAGGAAAATATCTATTGTTGTTGACACGAGGGAACTTTTTTCCAGTATTACGAGAGAACTCTTAAATTATAATATTATATCAAAGCCTAAAAGGCTTGAGGTTGGAGACTATGTTATAAGCAGGAGGCTTTGTATTGAAAGGAAGACAACAGAGGATTTTATTAACAGCCTGATAGATGGAAGGCTGATGAGCCAGGCTATTAACTTAAGGCAGAGTTACTCCAGGGCTTTGATGATAGTCGAGGGGGAGAGTCTGTATACTATCAGAAATATAAGGGTTGAGGCTGTGATGGGTGCTCTTATAAGCCTTACAGTGGATTTTAACATACCTGTTCTATTCACAAAGAATGAGAAGGAGACAGCAGTTTTAATATCTCGTATAACAGAAAGGGAACAGAATATAGAGGAAAATGAAATTCAGATAAGGGCTGAGAAAAAGCCTGTGTCTCTCAGTGAAATGCAGGAGTTTGTTGTTGCGGGTCTTCCGAATATTAACACAACTCTCGCAAGGAGACTTCTTGAACACTTTGGAAGTGTAGAAAGGATTTTCAGTGCTGATGAGAAAGAGCTGGATAAGGTACAGGGCATTGGCAAAAAAATAGCAAAAGAGATGAGAGAGGTTATCTCATCACTATATAAAAAAGACTAG
- a CDS encoding 50S ribosomal protein L21e: MKKSRGFWTKNTRKMAKSPREKGLLPITRVIQKFEIGDRVHIKIEPSFHKGMPHPRFHGRTGMVTGKRGKAYVVSVKDGKAEKTIITHPVHLKLQRFLI, encoded by the coding sequence ATGAAGAAATCAAGAGGTTTCTGGACAAAGAATACCAGAAAGATGGCCAAGTCACCCAGAGAGAAGGGTCTCTTACCTATTACCAGGGTTATTCAGAAATTTGAGATAGGTGACAGAGTTCATATAAAGATTGAACCCTCATTCCACAAGGGAATGCCTCATCCCAGATTTCATGGCAGGACAGGTATGGTAACAGGTAAGAGGGGTAAAGCTTACGTAGTAAGTGTCAAGGATGGTAAGGCAGAGAAAACGATTATAACACATCCTGTTCATTTGAAACTCCAGAGGTTCTTAATATGA
- a CDS encoding RNA polymerase Rpb4, producing the protein MSQKVIVDVRPITMYEAKKILSEAIEDIEEPLYEQKICLDYLNKFAKLSPEEGKEVVEKALEVSDKIRPEMAVKIADLLPVDEEDVRIIFAKERVVLDREEINKIVEICAPYLK; encoded by the coding sequence ATGAGTCAAAAGGTCATTGTTGATGTAAGGCCTATAACGATGTATGAGGCCAAGAAGATTCTCAGTGAAGCAATAGAAGACATAGAGGAGCCTCTTTACGAACAGAAGATTTGTCTTGATTATCTCAATAAATTTGCAAAGTTGAGCCCCGAAGAAGGCAAAGAAGTTGTTGAGAAGGCACTTGAGGTAAGTGATAAAATCAGACCTGAAATGGCAGTTAAAATAGCTGACCTTCTTCCAGTTGACGAAGAGGATGTCAGGATAATCTTCGCAAAGGAAAGAGTTGTACTGGACAGAGAAGAGATAAATAAGATTGTTGAAATCTGTGCTCCATATCTTAAATGA
- the rsmA gene encoding ribosomal RNA small subunit methyltransferase A — translation MSFLSETREILRRYSLRPEKKLGQNFLVNERIIEMEAREAQLNSRDVVLEVGPGIGTLTQELLKKAGRVVAVEKSGAMVDILRDRFGDEEKLHLIHGDFTKVELPHFDKVISNIPYSISSSFIFKILSLDFEKAVIILQYEFARRLFAKPGTGDYSRISAAFSFLANGKIISKVSPSAFYPPPRVYSAVVEIYPKEKPLNKDNYLRILNLIFPYRRKRLKKALKLGAEREGIGINLEDIPEASSEKRVFQLTPEEIAELTGMLGG, via the coding sequence GTGAGTTTCCTTTCAGAAACCCGTGAAATTTTAAGAAGATATAGTCTCAGACCAGAGAAGAAGCTGGGACAGAATTTTCTTGTGAACGAAAGAATTATAGAGATGGAGGCAAGAGAAGCTCAGCTAAATTCTCGAGATGTTGTGCTTGAAGTAGGACCTGGAATAGGAACTTTAACTCAGGAACTTCTCAAAAAAGCTGGCAGGGTTGTAGCAGTTGAGAAGAGCGGTGCCATGGTGGATATTCTGAGGGACAGGTTTGGTGATGAAGAAAAGCTTCATCTCATACACGGAGACTTCACAAAGGTTGAACTTCCACATTTTGACAAGGTTATTTCAAATATCCCCTACAGCATTTCCTCAAGCTTCATATTCAAGATTTTAAGTCTGGACTTTGAGAAGGCTGTGATTATATTACAGTACGAATTTGCCAGGCGTCTCTTTGCCAAACCGGGTACAGGTGACTACTCAAGAATAAGTGCAGCCTTCAGCTTTCTGGCTAATGGAAAAATAATCTCAAAAGTTTCTCCAAGTGCTTTCTACCCACCCCCCAGAGTTTACTCGGCTGTGGTTGAGATTTACCCGAAGGAGAAACCTCTGAATAAAGATAACTATCTGAGAATTTTGAATTTAATCTTCCCCTACAGAAGAAAGAGATTGAAAAAAGCTCTTAAGCTGGGTGCAGAGAGAGAAGGTATTGGAATCAATCTTGAGGATATTCCAGAGGCATCTTCTGAGAAGAGGGTTTTTCAGCTTACTCCTGAAGAAATTGCAGAATTGACTGGTATGCTTGGTGGTTGA
- the prmA_2 gene encoding ribosomal protein L11 methyltransferase, translating to MEFMGVRLEPCSKVYKPCDDSFILGEALAAEVRKGEKVLDMGTGTGIQAMIAASRGGEVTAVDINNKAIECLRYNAELNKLEIRIIKSNLFSEINYSFDLIVFNPPYLPEDEMDPEDELTLAWDGGKDGREVVDRFLEQFESNLNREGRVLLIQSSLNGLDSTMKKFKELGFKPEIILQKNFFFEKLYVIRAGRLP from the coding sequence ATGGAATTTATGGGTGTAAGGCTGGAGCCATGCTCAAAGGTTTATAAACCATGTGACGATTCCTTTATTCTTGGCGAAGCTCTTGCAGCAGAAGTTAGAAAAGGAGAGAAAGTTCTTGATATGGGCACAGGTACAGGCATTCAGGCTATGATTGCAGCCTCAAGGGGAGGTGAAGTTACTGCAGTCGATATAAATAATAAAGCAATTGAGTGCCTGCGTTACAATGCAGAACTCAATAAACTTGAGATTAGAATAATTAAAAGCAACCTGTTTTCTGAAATAAATTACAGTTTTGACCTCATAGTTTTCAATCCCCCTTATCTTCCCGAAGATGAAATGGACCCAGAGGATGAACTCACATTAGCCTGGGATGGAGGAAAGGATGGAAGAGAGGTAGTTGACAGATTTCTCGAGCAATTTGAAAGCAACCTGAATAGAGAAGGAAGGGTACTGCTTATCCAGAGCTCTCTCAACGGTCTGGACAGTACTATGAAAAAGTTTAAAGAGCTGGGATTTAAGCCAGAGATAATTTTACAGAAAAACTTTTTCTTTGAAAAGCTATATGTAATCAGGGCAGGTAGATTACCATGA
- the dcd_1 gene encoding deoxycytidine triphosphate deaminase, which produces MILSDRDIKKYIKAGKLVVKPIEPEVQIQPSSIDLRLGNQFKVFRHISKGYIDPMFDNIEQYTEDILIGDEDKFILHPGEFVLSTIKEWIEIPDDLVARIEGRSSLGRMALLIHATAGFIDPGFKGNITLELSNVGKMPIALHPNMRICQLALEKLSSPCERPYGHPTRESKYQMQRGATSSKIHLDREFRINGD; this is translated from the coding sequence ATGATTCTATCGGATAGAGATATAAAGAAATACATCAAAGCAGGAAAGCTCGTGGTTAAGCCTATTGAACCTGAAGTGCAGATTCAGCCTTCGAGTATAGACCTCCGTCTGGGAAATCAATTCAAGGTTTTCAGGCATATAAGCAAGGGCTACATAGACCCTATGTTTGACAATATTGAACAATATACTGAAGATATTTTAATAGGGGATGAAGATAAATTCATTCTTCACCCTGGCGAATTTGTTCTGAGCACAATAAAAGAATGGATTGAGATACCAGATGACCTTGTTGCCAGAATAGAAGGGAGAAGCAGTCTTGGAAGGATGGCCCTTCTCATACATGCAACAGCAGGCTTTATAGACCCTGGCTTCAAAGGTAATATTACCCTCGAGCTGAGCAATGTCGGTAAGATGCCCATAGCCTTACACCCGAATATGAGAATATGTCAGCTCGCTCTTGAGAAGCTCTCGTCACCCTGCGAACGTCCCTACGGACATCCCACAAGGGAGAGCAAGTATCAGATGCAGAGAGGTGCCACATCCTCAAAAATACACCTGGACAGGGAGTTCAGAATAAATGGCGATTAA
- a CDS encoding peptidyl-tRNA hydrolase: MAIKQVIVVRKDIRMGKGKSCAQVAHASLAAAEIAMENYKSDYMEWKQTGEKKIVLSGESQEQLGRLFEDARTLNLPCYLVRDAGLTQLKPGTITALAIGPASEEKIDKITSHLKLL; encoded by the coding sequence ATGGCGATTAAACAGGTTATTGTTGTCAGAAAGGATATTAGAATGGGTAAAGGGAAAAGCTGCGCCCAGGTGGCTCATGCCAGCCTTGCTGCTGCAGAAATTGCCATGGAAAACTACAAGTCTGACTATATGGAGTGGAAGCAAACCGGTGAAAAGAAAATTGTGCTTTCAGGTGAGAGTCAGGAGCAGCTTGGCAGGCTATTTGAAGATGCCAGAACATTAAATCTCCCCTGCTACCTTGTGAGGGATGCAGGTCTAACCCAGCTAAAGCCCGGAACCATTACAGCCCTGGCAATAGGCCCTGCTTCAGAGGAGAAAATTGATAAAATAACCTCTCATCTAAAGCTACTATGA
- the cbiC gene encoding cobalt-precorrin-8X methylmutase: MKEAEEIEKKSFSIIERKLGKIPYPEREVVKRVIHSTADYTFSDLLVFHENAIRQALKLIRNRVKVITDVNMVRAGIKSSSLIESTFCFINNREVIESAEKQGITRARASFRNKAEEIEGSFVVIGNSPTALFELCNLIDKGIKPGFVVASPVGFVGAAESKEEILKRKIPSIAVRGNRGGSSVAVAITNALLILAEREEL; the protein is encoded by the coding sequence ATGAAAGAAGCAGAAGAAATTGAAAAAAAAAGCTTTTCAATTATAGAAAGAAAACTCGGGAAAATCCCATATCCGGAGAGAGAGGTTGTGAAGAGGGTTATTCATTCCACTGCCGATTATACCTTTTCCGACCTTCTTGTATTTCATGAGAATGCTATCAGGCAGGCTTTAAAGCTTATAAGGAACAGGGTTAAAGTCATAACTGATGTTAATATGGTGAGAGCCGGAATAAAAAGTTCATCTCTTATTGAATCTACATTTTGCTTCATAAACAACAGAGAGGTTATTGAATCTGCAGAAAAGCAGGGTATCACAAGAGCGAGGGCCTCCTTCAGAAATAAGGCTGAGGAGATAGAAGGAAGTTTTGTTGTTATAGGTAACTCTCCCACTGCTTTATTTGAACTCTGCAATCTTATTGATAAGGGTATAAAACCCGGCTTTGTTGTTGCCTCGCCTGTTGGCTTTGTCGGAGCTGCCGAATCCAAGGAGGAAATACTTAAGAGAAAAATCCCTTCTATTGCAGTTAGGGGAAATAGAGGTGGAAGCTCTGTTGCTGTCGCTATAACCAATGCCTTACTTATTCTTGCAGAGAGAGAGGAGCTTTAG
- the ilvE gene encoding branched-chain-amino-acid aminotransferase has translation MSLQAVNKIWMNGSLVNWEDAKIHVLTHALHYGTGVFEGIRCYSTPSGSAVFRHREHISRLFDSAKLYYMDIPYSQEQIMQAVKDTIKTNGLDKCYIRPIVFRGYGEMGLNPLNAPVDVSIAVWPWGAYLGEEGLEKGIRVKTSSYQRIPSNTLPSMAKATGQYINSILAKIETMKAGYDEALLLDSRGFVSEGPGENIFIVRDNVIYTPPEHASILKGITRDSVIQIGRYLGYKVVEQDITRASLYLADEALFTGTAAEITPIREIDGYEIGEPGKITKEIQKVFFDIINGRFDEFGGWLDII, from the coding sequence ATGTCTCTTCAGGCTGTTAATAAAATATGGATGAATGGCTCTCTGGTAAATTGGGAAGACGCTAAGATTCATGTGCTCACTCATGCTCTGCATTATGGTACTGGAGTGTTTGAAGGAATAAGGTGCTACAGCACTCCTTCTGGTTCTGCTGTTTTCAGGCACAGGGAGCATATCTCGAGGCTCTTCGATTCAGCAAAACTTTACTATATGGACATTCCCTACTCACAGGAGCAGATTATGCAGGCTGTTAAAGACACAATTAAAACAAATGGGCTGGATAAATGTTATATAAGGCCAATAGTTTTCCGTGGCTATGGCGAGATGGGTTTAAATCCCCTCAATGCCCCGGTTGATGTTTCAATAGCTGTGTGGCCATGGGGTGCCTATCTTGGTGAGGAGGGTTTGGAGAAAGGCATAAGAGTTAAAACGTCAAGCTATCAGAGAATTCCATCCAATACTTTACCTTCAATGGCCAAGGCAACCGGGCAGTATATAAACTCGATTCTCGCAAAAATCGAGACTATGAAAGCTGGCTATGATGAAGCTCTCCTTCTGGATTCACGCGGATTTGTGAGCGAAGGTCCTGGAGAGAATATCTTTATAGTCAGGGATAATGTCATATACACCCCGCCTGAGCATGCAAGTATTTTGAAGGGTATCACAAGAGATTCTGTTATACAGATTGGGAGATACCTCGGTTATAAAGTTGTGGAGCAGGATATAACAAGGGCTTCTCTTTATCTTGCTGATGAAGCTTTATTCACCGGTACTGCGGCAGAGATAACTCCCATAAGGGAGATAGATGGCTATGAGATAGGAGAGCCAGGTAAAATTACCAAGGAGATACAGAAGGTATTCTTTGATATAATAAATGGCAGATTTGATGAGTTCGGTGGATGGCTCGATATTATCTAA